In one Modestobacter sp. L9-4 genomic region, the following are encoded:
- a CDS encoding sulfate adenylyltransferase subunit 1, whose amino-acid sequence MTALSQAAAELATARKDILRIATAGSVDDGKSTLIGRLLYDSKAVFEDQYAAIERASRGDHVDLSLLTDGLRAEREQGITIDVAYRYFSTPRRTFILADTPGHVQYTRNMVTGASTADLAIVLVDARKGMLEQSRRHAFLASLLRVPHLVVAVNKMDLVDWSEEVYEGIREEFSAFATKLEVPDLTVVPISALQGDNVVTRSANTPWYEGTSLLHHLEHVHVASDRNLVDTRFPVQYVIRPQTDEHRDYRGYAGRVGAGVLRPGDEVQVLPSGLTTTIAAIDGPDGPLDAAFPPMSVTVRLTDDLDVSRGDMICRPHNAPTVTQDVDAMVCWMADAPLVPRMRLAVKHTTRSVRAVVKDLQYRLDVNTLHRDTSADGLGLNDIGRVTLRTTQPLFVDDYHRNRVTGRFILIDEATNATVGAGMITPS is encoded by the coding sequence ATGACCGCGCTCTCCCAGGCGGCCGCCGAGCTCGCCACCGCCCGCAAGGACATCCTCCGGATCGCCACCGCGGGCTCGGTCGACGACGGCAAGAGCACCCTGATCGGCCGGCTGCTCTACGACAGCAAGGCCGTCTTCGAGGACCAGTACGCCGCCATCGAGCGGGCCAGCCGGGGCGACCACGTGGACCTGTCGCTGCTCACCGACGGCCTGCGGGCCGAGCGCGAGCAGGGCATCACCATCGACGTCGCCTACCGCTACTTCTCCACCCCGCGGCGCACGTTCATCCTGGCCGACACCCCCGGGCACGTGCAGTACACCCGCAACATGGTCACCGGCGCCTCCACCGCGGACCTGGCGATCGTGCTGGTCGACGCCCGCAAGGGGATGCTCGAGCAGAGCCGCCGGCACGCCTTCCTCGCCTCGCTGCTGCGGGTGCCGCACCTGGTCGTCGCGGTCAACAAGATGGACCTGGTCGACTGGTCGGAGGAGGTCTACGAGGGCATCCGCGAGGAGTTCTCCGCCTTCGCCACCAAGCTCGAGGTGCCCGACCTGACCGTCGTCCCGATCTCGGCGCTGCAGGGCGACAACGTGGTGACCCGCTCGGCGAACACCCCCTGGTACGAGGGGACGTCGCTGCTGCACCACCTCGAGCACGTGCACGTGGCCAGCGACCGCAACCTCGTCGACACCCGGTTCCCGGTGCAGTACGTCATCCGCCCGCAGACCGACGAGCACCGCGACTACCGCGGCTACGCCGGCCGGGTGGGCGCCGGCGTGCTGCGCCCCGGCGACGAGGTGCAGGTGCTGCCCAGCGGCCTGACCACCACGATCGCCGCGATCGACGGCCCCGACGGCCCGCTGGACGCCGCCTTCCCGCCCATGTCGGTGACCGTGCGGCTGACCGACGACCTCGACGTCTCGCGCGGGGACATGATCTGCCGGCCGCACAACGCCCCGACGGTCACCCAGGACGTCGACGCGATGGTCTGCTGGATGGCCGACGCGCCGCTGGTGCCCCGGATGCGGCTCGCGGTCAAGCACACCACCCGCTCGGTGCGCGCCGTGGTCAAGGACCTGCAGTACCGGCTCGACGTGAACACCCTGCACCGGGACACCAGCGCCGACGGCCTGGGCCTCAACGACATCGGCCGGGTCACGCTGCGCACCACCCAGCCGCTGTTCGTCGACGACTACCACCGCAACCGGGTCACCGGCCGCTTCATCCTCATCGACGAGGCCACCAACGCCACCGTCGGCGCGGGGATGATCACGCCTTCCTGA